A stretch of Podospora bellae-mahoneyi strain CBS 112042 chromosome 5, whole genome shotgun sequence DNA encodes these proteins:
- a CDS encoding hypothetical protein (EggNog:ENOG503PEV2; COG:S) has protein sequence MISLTTFLTSTLALFGVVVHTGFGPDGKAMVDLAFDLPINPAEPNSAKISVTGTIEQAVAKMEGEYPGWDATFTSQPGAAGGGGDSVSRIFEPDHYDCNVPGDEDALQEQIFEGIEYLRRLNDTARNGPGPENCGRVSCSWNSAIIWCNNNDFEKELQWRDIANAAAYVTVKCALDQTVYVKGHGEYTKEGWYVVLRRDRC, from the exons atgatctctctcaccaccttcctcaccagCACTCTAGCCCTCTTTGGC GTTGTTGTCCACACCGGCTTCGGCCCCGACGGCAAAGCCATGGTCGATCTCGCCTTTGACCTCCCCATTAACCCGGCCGAGCCGAACAGCGCAAAGATTAGCGTTACCGGCACCATCGAGCAGGCCGTTGcgaagatggagggggagtaCCCCGGCTGGGACGCGACATTTACGTCCCAGCCTGGtgccgctggtggtggtggtgatagtgTCTCGAGAATCTTTGAACCGGACCACTACGACTGCAATGTCCCCGGGGATGAGGACGCGTTGCAGGAGCAGATCTTTGAGGGGATTGAGTACCTCCGGAGGTTGAATGATACTGCCAGGAACGGGCCCGGGCCAGAGAATTGTGGGAGGGTTAGTTGTAGTTGGAATTCGGCTATTATTTGGTGTAATAAT AATGACTTTGAGAAGGAGCTTCAGTGGAGGGATATTGCTAATGCGGCGGCGTATGTTACTGTCAAGTGTGCGCTTGATCAGACGGTGTACGTCAAAGGGCATGGTGAGTATACTAAGGAGGGGTGGTATGTGGTGTTGCGGAGGGATCGGTGCTGA
- a CDS encoding hypothetical protein (EggNog:ENOG503PEV2; COG:S): protein MLTASTVFASFLALSTVAVAIPARRADDPGPNSGIDPQGIFGYGTVPISWDLPTDLNNPSAGTITVTGTVQEAVAAMEAAYPGWNATFQSKLPAPTAEQQEDGDDTSDLGLFSFPTRESFTCDLPYVQASKRMIWDGIRYLRTLSGSAKNGPGSPGRGNCGRVSCSWSAAIWWCNDVGFVVCGVDLWKITNSDETQNNFEKEVGWNDIADGAEFLCRSDCVHRKKDVLGQVFYTDKWNVIVRHDQNNC from the exons ATGTTGACAgcctccaccgtcttcgcCAGCTTTCTGGCTCTCTCCACG GTCGCTGTGGCCATTCCCGCCCGCCGCGCCGATGACCCCGGCCCCAACTCGGGCATTGACCCCCAGGGAATCTTCGGCTACGGCACCGTCCCCATCTCCTGGGACCTCCCAACCGACCTgaacaacccctccgccggcaccatcaccgtgACCGGCACAGTCCAAGAAGCCGTCGCAGCCATGGAAGCCGCCTACCCAGGCTGGAACGCCACCTTCCAGTCCAAGCTTCCGGCCCCCACCgcggagcagcaggaggacgGCGACGATACCTCTGACTTGggcctcttctccttccccacGCGCGAGTCGTTCACATGCGACCTCCCTTACGTCCAGGCCAGCAAGCGTATGATTTGGGATGGCATCCGCTACCTCCGCACATTGAGTGGTTCGGCCAAGAATGGCCCCGGTAGCCCGGGCAGGGGCAACTGCGGGAGGGTGAGCTGCAGTTGGAGTGCGGCTATTTGGTGGTGCAATGATGTCGGTTTTGTCgtgtgtggtgttgatcTATGGAAAATTACTAACAGTGACGAAACACAGAATAACttcgagaaggaggttgggtgGAATGATATTGCTGATGGTGCTGAGTTCCTCTGCCGCTCCGACTGTGTCCACAGGAAGAAGGACGTCTTGGGCCAGGTGTTTTACACGGATAAGTGGAATGTGATTGTTCGTCACGATCAGAACAACTGCTAG
- a CDS encoding hypothetical protein (EggNog:ENOG503PHH8), which translates to MQLSLTSLVSLLAAAQSASAWQIIGYADSRICNDQVQNRVLRGSTFHDTCFTFGQSMPGVSCTHYARNGAPAQACSGHLPIVSIRHGTGENCIFYENAGCTGGQIWKNGVNGCATFGDRTTIGSYRCSTR; encoded by the exons atgcagctctccctcacctccctcgtctccctcctcgcagcGGCCCAGTCCGCCTCAGCCTGGCAGA TCATCGGCTACGCCGACAGCAGAATCTGCAACGACCAGGTCCAGAACCGCGTCCTCCGCGGCAGCACCTTCCACGACACCTGCTTCACCTTTGGCCAGTCCATGCCGGGCGTGTCTTGCACCCACTACGCCAGAAACGGAGCCCCCGCCCAGGCCTGCAGCGGCCATCTCCCCATCGTCTCCATCCGCCACGGCACCGGAGAGAACTGCATCTTCTACGAAAACGCGGGCTGCACTGGCGGCCAGATTTGGAAGAACGGCGTCAACGGCTGCGCTACCTTTGGCGATCGCACCACCATTGGATCCTACAGGTGCAGCACCCGTTAA